DNA sequence from the Macrobrachium nipponense isolate FS-2020 chromosome 26, ASM1510439v2, whole genome shotgun sequence genome:
TCTCGTTCTGGGAGTATTGTTTCTCGGTCAGAGTTCGGTATTGTTGCTGGTTCGAAAAGAATTAGTGTTTCCTTCTTTATGTTCTTTTCTTAGAATGGTCTTTCAGAATAAATCggttgtgaagtttttttttttttttgtgtataatgTTTACGATTTTTTCGCTTAAATTATACTTTGATTTTCATCGTATATTTTGGATGCAATTATGCTTTTAATTAAAATCTGCTATTTTTtttggtatttgttagttttttttatttgtaaattttgtatACGTATTTCATGGAAAGATAGTTATTTTCCATTTACCGAGAAATATTGTTTACAAATCAGTATTCGATGACTATTTTCATATCCAGGCATTTAGTTTAAATTAGTTACATTTTTAGGTTTCATTTCATtgtatacaaaaattaatttttatttttacgtctGTTTGGCATTAACATTAGCCAATGAGTGAACCTGCAATCTTTGATTCAGTGAAAACTTGTACGAAAGATCTGTCTGACAGTGTCAAATTTTACTCTTTGTTATAACCAAGTTTAATATTGGACTTTTAAGACTTCATTAATGACAGTTCATGTTTATATTTAGTCTTACCTATATTTTATCtagaaactttgttttttttctttacggtATAATGTTGCCTTTAATAAGCAATTGTACGTTAGAATTTGGTTACTTTTGTTTATACTGctaaagttgagtatatcttagtttaaatgagatcactgagctgattaacagctctcccagggctggccagaaggattagatatttttacatggctaggaaccaattggttacttagcaacgagacctacagcttattgtgggatccgaaccacatcgagaaatgcatttttatcaccagaaataaatccttttcaTTCCGACGTTGgcagagctgagaatcgaacccagACCTGAGATCGATAGTCGAGCACGTAGCCGAACTGATTTCATTCCAGcgaccccccctccccttttttttttttttttcctctcccaaCTTCAGAATCGCTGTATCATACTTCATTGTTTTACAATTTCACAGTTACAGGCAGAAAAAGTTCTCTCCATCTTAAAACCGAGAGATGTATTCGAATAATGGCAGATTGAGCTTGAGAGAGTCGTTAACACAAAACGAACGGCAGTCGCAGATAAATGAGTTATGAGGAATTCAGCCAGTTGAGAAATTATTGATAGAAGGGGTAGACAAGACAGACCTTGATGAATATGAGGAAGGAGACATAGTGAAATGCTCTAGCATTTTAATGAACACCACCAGCATTATGAACGCGAGAATTTGTTACGCTGCCAACAACTGACTGGATTTGAGAGGTGATCATTGGTAGTTTGACTGTAGTTCTATTATCTGATTGAAAATCGTAATGAATAAAAGTTACGTGGTTTTGAAAGAGAGGCGAGGCTGTAGAATTTAGAACTACATCACTTCTTTGTGTCGTGCGTAAAAgctaacaaggcgtgattcgaccttcagcttactcgggacgcgggtaatatctacggtcaaatagcacatTTTTTCACCAATGAATATCAAAACATAAAtgcgctacattttattagaaataattttctgtgctgtttaacatgcacattgtttatttttatacattttcattctaataaataactcataaatgtcctatctcaaaattcctgtatctttaactcaacgcgaaacacctttttcagacctttttaggcttttccatagaagaagaagaagaagaagaagaagaagaagaagaacaacaacaacaacaacaacaacaacaacatcaaagtagtttgtagacttactcccagAATAAGCGAAAACAGGCTAATTGGAAACGGAATGTTATCCTCTTATTCAGGCTTTTAGCAATGAGGAAAAAAGAGGCTTGGGGAATGCAAGAGGCGATATTATTATCTTCAGTCAGTCTCATAAGAAGAGTTTGCGTGAGACTATGTGCATGTGTACGTGCGTGCGAGTGCGTAAGAACATCATTCCGTGTTATGAATGTATAAATTACCCCAAATAACCGTTGCAGTTCGTATCTGGAGTAATATAAGCTtagacgtttattattattattattattattattattattattattattattattattattattattatttattttatattttatagacCTAGACCACCACCTAGGCAACAGTTAGAGTAACGCagctcaattattattattattattattattattattattattagaagtttGTAAACCCACCCACAGCACCCTCAAAGAAAACCGCACTGCTGAGAGATCTTTGTGTTGTGCGCATGCGTGCCATTCGCCGCGCACGAGCGCACCTTTTATAAGTTGGTTATTGAGCACAATCGGCTCCTAACAATCCCTCAACAACTGGAACGAGGACGGGTGGCATTGGGAGCGTCTTGTACCACCCACTATGCGGGCGGAATTTCAATGCGggagtttttttttgcttttttttttttagcgcatggtcatggccgccatcttgatattttgttcattttttacttttttaatgtatattttcgtATTCACGTCATGGTCACCATCatgctattttgttttttatttatttattttttctatttttttatgtatagtttCACATTTACGTAATGGTCACCATcacgctgtttttttttattttccctttttttaaattttaaactcaTGGTTCCCTATTCACATCACGATCATCATCAGGCTCTTGCAGCTATAGAAAGAGGGATGTGCTCGATGGGATGGTGAAGGTGGTGGTTTCGATTGTGAGGTGAGCGATGGTGATGAGTTTTTAGGCGAGGAAGATTATTACCGTGATACTTTGGGTGATGATGAGGTTGTTGGGTAGTAATGACGGTGGTAAAGGTGATAGTTATTGACAGTAATGAGtgaatatgatgataatgatggtagGCTGTTGATGAAAATGACAGTGATTGAGAGGTTGATGGAggctattgatgatgatgatacgttTTGATGAGAGTGAGTGGCAGCTATGAAAATGGTGATGGGGAGtataccaataataatatattctgatAATAATGagttatagtaataatattatgaCGATAATAATGGTGCATTGATGAAAATAGAGGTTGATGGTGAGTATGAGTAATGAACCAAggttatcagtaataataataataataataataataataataataataataataataataatacttgagctGTTTCTCATAAATACAAAAGTGCCTAGGTATGCTTGTtctatttataaattaaataataataataataataataataataataataataataataattatgatgataatataataatgcaCTGTCATGACCCAGGATATTGCTAATTTACTGAAATTAGTATATACGTCTTTGAGAATCCCGAGTTgtcttaattttcttaattaataatCAACCCCTGAAAAAAAGCAACTGGCAATTGGCTTTTTTTTgattgcagaagagagagagagagagttagaaaggATTAGGATTTTGTAAtcagagacttgttagtccaaTCCGAGAATTGGcaaatcgtgtgctcacttatctctaggagcaggttttaccttTGTCATTCAACTGTCTccataatgattttgtctagcttccgTTTTAAACGCTCCCTACACTGTTGCTTTTTtgttacaacttctggtggcttTGTTTATTACAGTGTGTCACAGATTTCTTGTATAGTAAAGAAGTTTCCCATAATGGGATTAGTTGTATCTCTTCAGGTTCTAGTTTCCCATACActattttttgtctggtttttcATTTAAACGTAAATAGTTTAAGCGGTCTAcgtttttgttataagtttttcataattttttttttttttttttttttttttttggggaaaaatggTTTTTGTTTGTTCTATTAAGGTTTTTGTCCTGTCAATCGTCGTTTTtataagccatacatgttcagggcAGGCTCTCTAGTgttctttggtaacctatttgcctgatggatggtattaactttgtggctctgtacagcatattcaagatgaggtctatcTTATTGGCTTTGGTAAGAGCTGAAGCCCTGTTTTCTGTCAATGTAATATGAAGTtggcctctttatgtatcccctCCTAAGTTTCTGTTCCTTCCTTTTCGCTTTTATGccttgttttgtggattttaagtccttggtaataataaatcCAAgccctcttcttgttctacactatttatgtcattcccaaccagcatgtagttggcatgagatatgtttgttcctatttgtaacactttacacttatccaatttaaaaggcatttgccatctttttgaccactctcctattttcattaggtcatcacgtaaactttctactgtctctgggtatgctgcatttacacctagtttggtgtcgtctgcaaatttggctgtTTTGTTGGTTAatcctacatcagtgtcattaattgtcaaaacatgaaaaagcgGGGGGCCAAGGTTAGAACCCTGGGAAAGGACTCCGCTTGGTTACATTCTGCCCAtatctgattcttcaccgtttatttaCTACTctgtttctattagttagccagtcttcgatctagtctgctgtttctcctacaattcctaaagctctactTTTGTCAGTAGTtacttgtgtggaactttgtcagaggccttttggaaatctaattgGAATATATCTATTGctttactactgtcgtaaataccaagcatgttttGGAAAAACTCCAAGAAGTTTGTCTGCAAGCCGTCTTGACTGTTTAATAATAGGTTGTTTCTACCAATGTGAtctacaatttgatctgcaattatggactcaaaaatctttgCAAGTAGTTGGTCCTATAAATTTCCTGGCTCCTCCTActggacctttttttttcttttgtaaactaTGGGGCACGTTACTTAATTTTACcatcctttttccatttttttttatgtgtaaattgGGTAGGTGGGATATGACTGACTTTTTCCCATGACTtaacggagaagagagagagagagagagtagagagagcgaggagagagagagaggaagaaaataaaaatttttttttaatgattttttttttttattggatcttgggggggggggggaagggggtgggccGTATTCCTTTCTTCGTCctggtagagagaggagagagcggagagaggaagtgagagcgagagagaggagagagaaggagagatagagaggagagagagagatggtctttttaaatgaaattggaaGGGGTATATAACTTTGTTCCATAGCTTACGGAGCAGAGGAGACcgttaccttaccttacagaccttacagtttcgTTCGGGTTAGCCCCCATGTCCCTCAGTGTGatggcgcctctaatgtctaccagagagttgctagtacaaaTCCTTCCGGTATATTTTCGCATttccttccaatcttggatggtccttgggatgcagtttagatatttgtcgagcttatttattcttaaacacatctacgcttcacctcctgatatattcctcagatgagctggcaaacgcattggaATAGACCGCTGGTCATTATCGGATGCTGGTGGCGTagggtggattaatgtcctgtgtgcttttgtCCCTTAATTTTTCCTGGATAATAGTTTTGGGTGCACtatttaatctacctctgcttgctctttctggatatttttagttccatggatattttctgttattccttctatctgtttccatgcctgaattatcatgttagcgttctctctcctttctatactatataattttaaggattgtaggtctttcccagtagtctaggtccttaacttcttcttattctagctgtaaggacctttgtacaactCCTTCTactttgtgcaatatccttttgatagtgtgggtaccatatcatattgccaatttattcaagtggactacgaacatatgtttttataaagccatTAAGTCATGTGTTTCatgctttttcttgttttgaagtgccgtaacaacattcccatttttggctTTAACATTTtagccaacagaattgctatttgatcattgcaaaataaaatgttcctattcatcatcacaccaatggTCTTtcaaactgcttccttatttgtgattgtctcattattaggtcccctatatgcaataTAGCTTTCCGCTTCTCTGTCTCCCATAAAGTTTTATTGATTCCAAAATTTTTATCAGAGTTGTAAAtacccatcctatttacctctgcccaattcaATATACGTttgtttaaggtctctttgtagagcgttcctatcttcatcaccaaGTAAGTTTCTCTAACTTATTCTTTGGGTCCTCATCGAAACTAACTCACtaacgaatccttaacattactgtctatggtcTTCAATCATTAATACAAACAACAATATTGCGCTAGCACCGTAcctttgtggcacaccggatattaccttggtttcatccgagtTTCTCATCGGTTtggcaataactatctgttttctgttgttgtgTCCTTTTAACCATCCTTCCTACTTtaatctacgatattgtgttttctaattttctttgctaatatattatggtctactttgtcaaaagcttttttggcaaagtctagataaaaccaacatctgttttcatttccgcttttcatatttttgcatatgttcTCAACGGTGGACTAAACGTTGGgtttgggttttgtgtactttttaccGGGTTACCGAAACCGGGTTGTTGTCCGAtattaaactaaattatttttattaatgtttcataattttttattttcttcattacccctttcatacactttcataatatgtgatgtttcagactcacaggcctataatttacttgcctctagtcttgatccacttttgaaagtaggggagggtgattatatgctaatttggtgcctcatcataaatcttgcctgtatctacactttgtcttgaataatattgccaagtggctttgcgatagaatgaaactgacttttctttaacaaaatagcagggaacttccatccggccctgcagcagctccatttttaatttcattaattggcCTGCACAATATGCCAGCTTGCATTTAATTTCTATGTCAAGTTACCAAATacttcactattttcttccctttactTCTATATCTGATTTCTTCATTATCTAGTTCTAGGGGTGaatttctctctttatctatTATCGTTTGCCAGTATGTTGttacaatttccatttttttcattgcGTTTAATCCCTCCCTTCAATCCTCAGAGGggccctatttctattcttctttagtTCAATCGTCTTTCgcctatgagtataatagtttggggtttttgcattgatattttaatagggttttttgttttcttccaagtcccgtttttcattttcttttgaattgtctaatctttttgtttctgcaatttttctatcttacttttgtagtttctataactttcccatgccatttttttcgttttgcaaACCTTTttgacctttttccactttctgattttctgggaaCAAGATCTCCTTCtggtctcttggtatgcatgaatgatgttttacttttcttcttcggtattatatttttttccagtattttccctccaatattttatataactatctCCGTagttttacccttatgtcattcagcttacgaaaatgttatcccaacaattctttatgtttaattcttcattaatttcctgaccattttatatttttaactgtagaagttgtattttccatatccttccctcaCTTttgtcatttcttgcttatctcctaTTTTCATCGTTgcttttggaatgaaactgttaattttcTCTGACATTATGGtcgaaaatactcgcattataaactattatttgttctttaacataattcaatctcgttcacaaaatactaggtcctaaaagtattttccttttccttggtTGGCAAGggttgatttatttgttgaatggttGTAATTCAACAAATGTTGTATCTAGTAtcaatatctaatagcttttgcAAAGTTGCCTCTTACATCTTCtgataggagagaggagagagatagagagagaccctTACGCAGCTTGATTTAAATAAATGGAGGAGGGGACTGCAGACCTCATGAATTAACATGGGAAGAAAGAGCGAAAAGAAATGAGAAGCAATACTTGATGCCATTAATTCACCGCGTACGAATTACGGTTGTCCCGGCCCGGTGGGACATCCGGGTTTGATAAGCAAGCGTAGTCTTTGACAGGATAATCGCACTAAACACACAGAAATATTCTATTATACGTCCGTATCGGGTGACCTGAAAGCGCAACtcttttcatagttttttgaTTGGCACAGCGAAATAATGCCGAGTTCTATTACGCCGTTTGGCGTAGGTGGAATGGTGGTGGTGACGTCAAATAATGCCACAGGATTGATAGGGATTTCCAAGTGTTTCCCGTTTTCGATGGATTGCCTGGGTTAACGTTCTGTATGTAAATATACTTCTATGAATAGCATTcgcttgtgtgtgtatacgatattttatgtgtgtatacatatatatatctattatataaatataatatatatatgtgtgatgtgtgtgtttatattatatatatatatatatatatatatatatatataaatatatatacataatatatatatatatatatatatatatatatatatatatatatatatatatatatatatgtgtgtgtgtgtgtgtgtgtgtgtgtgtgtatatatatatatatatatatatatatatatatatatatatatatatatatatatatatatatataatgtactagtACACACAGTAAAAAAAGTATATCATAAATTAATAGTGTTAAAAGTTTAACATTTTATTGTGGCGAAATaggtgaaaaatatattttaaagaacaAAACGAGAGTACGAAGAAGATAACGcacaacgacagagagagagagagagagagatgagagagagagagagagagagagagagagagagaggggttatattagaatatatcatATGTGACAACGCGACAGACCTCAATATTTCTCAATATTGAATCATTAAATGAAATTTTCTCGTCACTCGGGATTTTCCCGTTCACTGTGACCTTCATGACCTGCTTAAGAATTCATGCTGGTCAATGGTagattctaatttattttgtccaagtcaaaaaaaaaaaaaaaaaaaaaaaaaaaaaaaaaaaaaaaaaaaaaaaacttttaaaaacagaCAGTTCTTGGAACGCCATGCATCAACAGTTAGTAGCAGCGAGAAAGCCTGATCATGGTTGATGGTTTGGAAAAACTCTTAAAACAAAAGGTTTTTGATGAGCGGTTAAACAGAAAGATCAAAATAAATACTGACGCAGCAGACACGTAACCCGGTTTGACCTTAAGGTGCCAAGGTCTCTGGACCCTCGAGGAGATTGGGAGGAAGATTGCTAGTCGGAGGAAATGAGGATTCTGTTGTTGAtctgctgcagcagcagcagcagcgtcttGAGAAAAGCAAACAGGAAATTGCTCGGTAATTGATGTGAGCATTTGAAGACGTAGAAGATGAGTGATGTTTTCTGGCAATCGTTCGGGGCATTTCCTGACCTCTTACTGACGTAGATAGCTGATATTTGCGGCAGAAATAGAGGCGATGCATTGTTGGCTTTGTCTGACGTCACCATAACGAACACTCCTAGAaaagttgattcacatcaaccgtgcatttgatgtctaggccagtcccttacgacgctcctgattggctgttgataagccaatcatagggctggaaactctgtctctctcgagagttcacatggataggatctatgttccacctctcctgagggatacgtcttttaaaagtatccctcaggagaggcggaaaacacatcctgcctatgtgaactctcgagagaaacagagtgtccagctctgtgactggctCATCATCTTTGCTCCAGGTTTGGAGGCAAGTTGCCAGAAAAGGTGCTGCGTGAAACCAccttaaaaagggaaaaaatgcgccaaattttcttcggcggaatcgagttgtctgtactgcgtataatgctgtatgaagctgTCAGCCATGGCCCATGGACCTCATCCGTGGCCcacaaaactttcagccacggcccgatggttgcctgtgttgttggcgtctatagcggtgccagacgcacgatcatggctaactttaaccgtaaataaggTGAAAACTACCTAAGCAAGAGGGCTGTAGTTTGGtacatttgatgattggagggtggatgatcaacataccaatcaaTTTTTTCTAAACTCATCATCATTCATAGCCATAGCCATAGACTCTGCTCTATTAACATCTTGTTTTTTATAGCACCAGATAGTTTCTATTATATATCACTGTCATGGACCCCAGTTTTAAACAGTTGTCCGTATCGACAGCTCTGTAGACCACAGACCTAGGTAAAAACTATTTTGAATTCTCAAAGCTTGATGCGCGCTTTTTTGATAGTTTTGAgatgttttaatgaaaatttatcaGAAAACTTTGCACCAAAAAAAGCCAATGTTGAAGTGGCATCTGTTTGTCAAGGCGAATGGCACAAAATCACTAGGAGACGCGATTCAATtttgtcatcatcattattgccTGCTTGGAGCAAATTTGTCATGAAGCTGGTAATAGTACCCAGGAAAAGTGTGATCGTGTGACATAAGGCTCAAGTCTGTTATTGcctaaatattaaagaaaaatgtgatCGTGTGATACTTAAGTCTGTTATGATAGTCTAATGTCCGTGCAACATTTTAGGACCTTTTTGGATAGAGCAACAGAATGCATCCAGATGAATTTAAGATGAATTCTTAAACTGCGACGCCATAAAGAAGTTGTCTTTCAGGAATCAACTAGTACAGTAAATGAGTGACACTGACTGCTAAAAGgcatctgttgagagagagagactctctctctctctctctctctctctctctctctctctctctctctgtgtgtgtgtgtgtgtgtgtgtgtgtgtgtgtgtgtgagttgagTGCATAATTTCTGTTGAGTGCGAATGAAAGAAAATCAGTTGAAGCTATTCAGATGCTGTTTGCAAAGAACATTTGTCGTAAGATGATATGGAAAGGATGAGAAAAGTAAAGATACGTTAAAGTGATAAAAAGGTTGgcgggggtgagggggggtgGTTGTGTGAGACGGGAGAGATTTGATCTCGGCTTTCTGAGACGAATAGATAATGAGGAAAGGATGGGTGCCGAAAAGTAGATGACAAGAGAGTATAATTCAGATGTATCAGCGCAGAAGAGATGAGAAATCATTAATTACTTTATGGATAGTTTATAAGGAGTATTGGAAAGGAATGGCCTTCATATGCAAAAACGTGATTGTGCGTGCTAGATAGAAGAAATTAGCATAATGTTTGCCAAGGGATTTCGATGGGCTGTTAATGAGCCTTCCTTGTAGATGTTGAAGTGCTAACGTCGCGAAGGTATTTTGGTTAGGAGTTTCATCCATGAATTCTGCCTTGAAATAAGATTACTGCGGTGACACTAGGAAAGGAATggctatgtatgtgtgtatatatatatatgaattatataaataggaAAACGCtgtttgtgtctgtttgtttCAAGTGAACGTCTGCACCAGTGAAACGATCAGTATGAAATTTGGCATCGAGGTAAAGCTAACATAGGGTTTGAATATAGGCTAATTGgattttcttaaaaacatatataatcccCTAAAAGTTATTACttctaccccccccccacccctgcctCCCATGAAACTCTTAATTTTGGGTTGATTTGGTTCAAATTTGAATTGTAGGCTATTTGTGCTAATTGCATTGCTTCAAAATAGTTATCAAGCCGTAGCCCCAATAGGGAGTGGGCTGAGAAGGGGGTGTGAAGGGGGTTTACaacttacatataaaaataatagaaaatacaaatattatagtctaaaccatagttttcaaggtcgctgggatgaatagagacactcctgaCTGCCTCAAAGAGCAGAGGGCCCCTACTGCCTCGCAGGGCAGAAGACCCCACCTGCCTCTAAGGGCAGATAACCTCatctgcctcaaagggcagagaacCCTGCCTCCCTCAAAGGGCCGAGAACCCCACTTACCTCAAAGGACAGAGGACCAAGACCCTCACAGGACAGAGAACCCCATCTGCCTCAAAGGGCAAAAGACCCTACATGGCCCCGCCTCctgcaaagggcagaggacccttcCTACCTCCAAGGGCAGAAGACCCCAGCTGCTGCAGAGGGAGAGGACCATGCCTGGTGCAAAGGGCAGATGACCCCGCCAGCCTCAAAGGGTTGCCATGAGGTGGAGGGGTCCCCTAAGCCCTGTTTAAAAACAGGTGGAGGCCTCGGCCCTTTAAGGCCCACGGACAGAGGACACCTACCCGCTCCCCACTCTTCAAAAGGTCGAGGACCCTGCCCTTCCTCAAAAGGGCCGAGGGTCCTCAAAGGGCAAAAGGACCCTGTCTTCCTCAAAAGGCAGAGGCCCTGCCTTCCTCACAAGGAGgaaccctgccttcctcaaaaggcaggaccctgccttcctccaAAAGGcccgaggaccctgccttcctcaaatgggcaggaccctgccttcctcaaaaggcccgaggaccctgccttcctcaaaaggcagaggaccctgccttcctcaaaagggccgaggaccctgccttcctccaAAGGGCCCGAGGACCCTCCTTCCTcaaaagggcagaggaccctgccttcctcaaaagGGCAAGAGgactgccttcctcaaagggcagaggacccctgccttcctcaaagggcaaAGGTGCCCGCCCTTCCTCAAAGGGCAGGGAGGACCCTGCCTTCCCTGAAAGGCAGAGGACCTTGTCTTTCCTAAAAGGGCGAGGACTGCCATCTTCCCTAAAGGGCAGGGCAGAGaaaccctgccttcctcaaagggcagaggaccctgccttcctcaaagggcggaggccctgccttcctcaaagggcagagggccCTGCCTTCTTTCAAAGGGCAggggaccctgccttcctcaaagggcgaGGATCCTGTGTTTCCTCAAAGGGCCGATGGGACCCTGTCTTCCTCAAAGGGCCGAGGACCGGTCTTCCCTCAAAAGACCGAGGACCCCTGtcttcctcaaagggcagaggaccctgccttcctcaaaggcagaggaccctgccttcctccaaagggcagaggaccctccCGTTCCtttcctcaaagggcagaggaccctgcctccTCAAAGGGCCCGAGGACCCGTCCTTCCTTCCAAAGGgccgaggaccctgccttcctaaagggcagaggacccgtcttccctcaaagggcagaggaccctccCGTCTTCCTCAAAGGGCCAGGGCAGGACCCTgcttcctcaaagggcagaggaccctgccttcctcaaag
Encoded proteins:
- the LOC135199606 gene encoding collagen alpha-1(I) chain-like, with the protein product MNRDTPDCLKEQRAPTASQGRRPHLPLRADNLICLKGQRTLPPSKGREPHLPQRTEDQDPHRTENPICLKGQKTLHGPASCKGQRTLPTSKGRRPQLLQRERTMPGAKGRTLPSSKRPEDPAFLKWAGPCLPQKARGPCLPQKAEDPAFLKRAEDPAFLQRARGPSFLKRAEDPAFLKRARGLPSSKGRGPLPSSKGKGARPSSKGREDPAFPERQRTLSFLKGRGLPSSLKGRAEKPCLPQRAEDPAFLKGRRPCLPQRAEGPAFFQRAGDPAFLKGRGSCVSSKGRWDPVFLKGPRTGLPSKDRGPLSSSKGRGPCLPQRQRTLPSSKGQRTLPFLSSKGRGPCLLKGPEDPSFLPKGRGPCLPKGQRTRLPSKGRGPSRLPQRARAGPCFLKGQRTLPSSKGRGPCLLKGQGDPAFLRGRTPPFLKGQRTPPSSRAEDPAFPQRAEGPAFPQGQRTLSSSKGRGTLSSSKKGEDPSSSKGPRDPAFLKGRGTLSSSKGRGPAFLKGQRPFLPQRAEDPVPPSSKGEDPAFLKKARGPLPFLKRQVTLPSSKGRGPCLLKRPRTLPSSKGRGPCLPQRAEDPALPQNAEDPAFLKGPRTLPFPKGRGPCLPQRAEDPAFLKRQRTLPSSKGRGPGLFPKGRGPVFLKGPRTSLTSSKGEKTRPLQRAEDPASSKAEDPVSSKGQKRTLPSWAAQGVYLGFPPKGRPETLIPRGPKGEPPKGPLK